A genomic window from Plasmodium malariae genome assembly, chromosome: 10 includes:
- the PmUG01_10049900 gene encoding Plasmodium exported protein, unknown function, translated as MNGKIMYFILLMTFIFINFIWTNCALSYMCIFDEYLDNKFRANRELYSRTNILLSEIEKEENNVRLKGMLIRNQHRNIENEGDNVESGNDGKVEHKDKDRSRTVAKNLVMKCESFMCKTFYVIGNLFEKILHIEHNLIDKCMKFSDSALKKRLNFSSCISTALAFILPGVVFLTAIILSILAIYYYDSISSMQIGGLLFIYLLVLLMVHVYLYYR; from the exons atgaatggaaaaataatgtattttattttattaatgacttttatatttatcaattttatttGGACAAATTGCGCTTTAAGTTATATG TGTATCTTTGATGAATATTTAGATAATAAGTTCAGAGCAAATAGAGAATTATATTCAAgaactaatatattattatcagaAATTGAGAAGGAAGAAAACAATGTAAGATTAAAGGGTATGTTAATTAGAAATCAACATCGCAATATAGAAAATGAAGGTGATAATGTTGAATCAGGAAACGATGGAAAAGTAGAACATAAGGATAAAGATAGATCGAGAACAGTAGCCAAAAATTTAGTTATGAAATGTGAATCCTTTATGTGTAAAACCTTTTATGTGATAGGTAATCTTTTTGAAAAGATACTACATATTGAACATAATCTTATAGATAAATGCATGAAATTCTCAGATTCAGCTCTGAAAAAAcgtttaaatttttcatcttGTATTAGTACTGCTTTAGCATTTATTTTACCAGGTGTAGTTTTTTTAACTGCAATTATATTATCAATTCTAgctatttattattatgacaGTATAAGTAGTATGCAAATTGGTGGacttttgtttatttatttattggtACTTTTGATGGTACATGTGTATTTGTATTATCGTtag